A window of Apium graveolens cultivar Ventura chromosome 8, ASM990537v1, whole genome shotgun sequence contains these coding sequences:
- the LOC141677039 gene encoding F-box protein CPR1-like, producing MEGFLCVQCYVYHPECDDELAEMGDIWLLQRDGEEDTWTKLVSFNRPSTVYQPLAFSKSGNHLLLASQEKFLWYDLVKEEVREEFRIRGLPQYYESVAYIESLVHLDGGTSAEENQLIREKKVAEDDESDEGLRLLSSMAMEILEDAV from the exons ATGGAAGGTTTTCTTTGTGTTCAGTGTTATGTTTATCATCCAGAATGTGATGACGAGTTGGCGGAAATGGGAGACATATGGTTACTGCAAAGGGATGGAGAAGAGGATACTTGGACCAAGTTAGTTTCGTTTAATAGACCATCTACAGTTTACCAGCCATTGGCATTTTCGAAGAGTGGCAATCATTTACTTTTGGCAAGCCAAGAAAAGTTTTTGTGGTACGATCTTGTCAAGGAAGAAGTACGAGAGGAATTCAGAATTAGGGGTCTGCCTCAATACTATGAGtcagttgcttatattgagagtCTTGTTCATCTTGATGGTGGTACAAGTGCAGAAGAGAATCAACTTATTCGAGAGAAAAAGGTGGCTGAAGACGACGAAAGTGATGAAG GTCTACGGCTGCTAAGTAGCATGGCTATGGAGATCCTTGAAGATGCAGTTTGA